Proteins from one Malaya genurostris strain Urasoe2022 chromosome 2, Malgen_1.1, whole genome shotgun sequence genomic window:
- the LOC131432511 gene encoding latrophilin Cirl, with translation MIRPLQLKSVFDRMASSTTNRSNSNSNRSRRRRRFRAPAASCFHWSVWSSVALLLMTLPSLNFAIAPKYETAYACEGKTLMIECENGDLINLIRANYGRFSITICNDHGNVDWSVNCMSPKSLRVLHSKCAQKQNCSVLASTNMFGDPCPGTHKYLEAHYQCVSAAQSSTTTNRPSPPWLKTSQPIVWSTSTVRNPVLSKLNFSDPLAGFGMTSVATTSSATTAKVKPTTPYKQQTLIVNQQSPPSFRNKGFDNKSVNDDLAIIKQISDAAGGSGIKKQSKNAVDKSDGAPEDDEDFGDDEDYFPTQTAVLSNANRDRDSGDGSKSYGESNVSVGGSTSSKKNDNHDSSSSSSSSSGNSNSGSNSNSNSISGTSDSNNAVNNVLDVSHACGPTTARNLFWNVTRVGEANVQPCPGGATGIAKWRCVAIGSLTPEQRLHLQHEQQQQQSFLDDNNKSDISFNSNLSGRNGADGAVATWYSYQPDLTQCRSLWLNNLEIRVNQQDSSLISIANDLSQVTSSKTLYGGDMLVATKIIQTMSQKMHFDIETIPDQRQRESLVYELLNSVVKTGSNLLDQSQHASWLDLSVEDQMRVATSLLTGLEDNAFLLADTILRERHVVQKVKNILLSIRVLETRNFVKNEVFPDSSQERWHVSDDLIELPKAALIENSEGGLVRIVFVAFDRLEQILRPQFSNIQQPRVDQNKLEQDDATAGAGKSDVSSTPRQRLLNSKVISASLGKGRHIQLSQPIRMILKHLRTKNVSNPACVFWNYIDHAWSEDGCYVEYTNTTHTVCMCNHLTNFALLIDAIDETQLSLLSIIDDDIKILIYISIAICVVIVVIALFVLKLFNGVFSKVRNGRRHHQPANNTAADLHLPNHLQHHGLIGSNQHHHLGAGGATDHLDVNIHQHQQQQQYNSSAGLMTADSGHLMRPGHHNHHNNNNLVTTTFNNLAPAGGPGGTLGVGYETATHHRLAVQERLNNNQISSRSKLLLLPYKPHHQHL, from the exons ATGATTCGGCCACTGCAACTAAAGTCAGTATTTGATAGGATGGCAAGCAGCACTACAAATAGAAGTAATAGCAATAGCAATCGTAGCAGAAGAAGACGAAGGTTTCGGGCACCGGCAGCCAGCTGTTTCCACTGGAGCGTTTGGAGCAGTGTGGCGTTACTGTTAATGACGCTCCCGTcgctcaatttcgccattgcccCCAAATACGAAACGGCGTACGCATGCGAGGGTAAAACGCTCATGATCGAGTGCGAAAATGGGGACTTGATCAATCTGATTCGGGCTAACTACGGGCGGTTTTCAATCACGATCTGTAACGACCATGGCAACGTGGATTGGAGTGTGAACTGTATGTCCCCGAAAAGTCTGCGGGTTCTGCATTCGAAATGTGCCCAGAAGCAGAACTGTTCGGTGCTCGCTTCAACCAACATGTTCGGAGATCCCTGCCCGGGTACGCACAAGTATCTAGAAGCGCACTATCAGTGCGTTTCGGCGGCTCAATCGTCTACGACCACCAATCGACCAAGTCCACCGTGGTTGAAGACGTCGCAGCCGATCGTCTGGAGTACGTCCACCGTTCGAAACCCGGTGCTCAGTAAACTGAATTTCTCCGATCCGCTGGCAGGCTTCGGGATGACCTCGGTGGCAACGACCAGCTCAGCGACGACGGCCAAGGTGAAACCAACGACACCGTACAAGCAGCAGACACTGATAGTGAACCAGCAATCGCCGCCATCATTTCgcaacaaaggatttgacaacAAAAGTGTGAACGACGATCTGGCGATCATCAAGCAGATTAGTGATGCAGCCGGTGGCAGTGGCATCAAGAAGCAGTCGAAGAATGCCGTTGATAAAAGTGATGGTGCTCCGGAAGACGATGAAGACTTTGGTGATGACGAGGACTATTTTCCGACGCAAACGGCAGTATTATCCAATGCTAATAGAGATAGAGATAGTGGTGACGGTAGCAAGAGCTACGGTGAAAGCAATGTTTCAGTAGGTGGAAGCACTAGCAGTAAGAAGAATGATAATCACGACTcatccagcagcagcagcagcagtagtggtaatagtaatagtggtagcaatagtaatagtaatagcatAAGTGGTACCAGCGATAGCAACAATGCTGTGAACAATGTGCTTGATGTGAGTCATGCGTGCGGTCCGACGACGGCACGCAACTTGTTTTGGAATGTTACACGTGTTGGGGAGGCCAACGTTCAGCCCTGCCCTGGTGGGGCCACTGGTATTGCCAAGTGGCGATGCGTAGCAATAGGATCACTGACGCCCGAGCAGCGTTTGCATTTGCAGCAtgagcagcaacagcaacaatcaTTTCTAGATGATAATAACAAAAGTGATATTAGTTTTAATAGCAATCTTAGCGGTAGGAATGGTGCGGATGGTGCTGTGGCGACGTGGTACTCATATCAGCCGGATCTGACACAGTGTCGATCGCTGTGGCTCAATAACCTAGAGATTCGAGTCAACCAGCAGGATTCGTCGCTGATCTCGATAGCGAACGATCTGTCGCAGGTGACGAGTAGTAAAACGTTGTACGGCGGAGATATGCTAGTCGCCACCAAGATCATTCAGACGATGTCTCAGAAGATGCATTTCGATATCGAAACAATTCCCGACCAGCGACAGCGGGAATCACTAGTGTACGAGTTGTTGAATAGTGTGGTAAAAACAGGAAGCAATCTGTTGGATCAATCTCAACACGCCAGCTGGCTGGATTTAAGTGTGGAAGATCAAATGCGTGTGGCAACGTCACTGCTAACGGGCTTGGAAGACAATGCCTTCCTGCTAGCCGACACCATTCTACGGGAGCGGCACGTGGTTCAGAAAGTGAAAAACATCCTCCTATCGATACGGGTTCTCGAGACGCGCAACTTCGTTAAGAACGAAGTTTTTCCCGACTCTAGCCAGGAACGATGGCATGTCAGCGATGATTTGATTGAGCTGCCCAAGGCTGCACTGATCGAGAACAGTGAAGGTGGACTGGTGCGGATAGTGTTTGTTGCCTTCGATCGGCTGGAGCAGATACTGAGACCACAGTTTAGCAACATTCAGCAGCCACGGGTAGATCAGAACAAGCTGGAACAGGATGACGCTACGGCTGGTGCCGGCAAGAGTGATGTTTCGTCTACGCCCCGGCAGCGACTGCTAAACAGTAAAGTGATTTCCGCCAGTCTCGGCAAAGGACGCCATATTCAACTGTCACAACCTATACGCatgattttgaaacatttacggACAAAAAATGTGTCCAACCCGGCGTGTGTGTTTTGGAACTACATTGACCACGCATGGTCCGAAGATGGCTGCTACGTAGAGTACACCAACACCACCCACACGGTGTGTATGTGCAACCATTTGACTAACTTTGCGCTACTGATAGACGCTATTGACGAAACGCAACTTTCGCTGCTATCCATAATCGACGACGATATCAAAATATTAATCTACATCAGCATAGCAATCTGCGTCGTTATAGTCGTGATAGCACTGTTTGTACTGAAATTGTTCAACGGAGTGTTCTCCAAAGTCCGCAACGGTCGGCGTCATCACCAGCCGGCCAATAATACTGCGGCCGATTTGCATTTGCCAAATCATCTGCAGCACCACGGTCTTATCGGTTCGAACCAGCATCACCATTTGGGTGCTGGTGGCGCTACCGACCATCTGGACGTCAACATCCAccagcatcagcagcagcagcagtacaaCAGCTCGGCCGGATTGATGACTGCCGATAGTGGTCACCTGATGCGTCCCGGTCACCACAATcatcacaacaataacaatttgGTTACAACTACGTTCAACAATCTGGCCCCAGCCGGGGGCCCCGGTGGAACTCTCGGAGTGGGCTACGAAACTGCCACCCACCATCGGTTGGCCGTACAGGAGCGGCTCAATAACAAT CAAATCAGCAGCCGCAGCAAGCTACTGTTACTACCTTACAAACCACATCATCAACATCTATAA